From a single Miscanthus floridulus cultivar M001 chromosome 8, ASM1932011v1, whole genome shotgun sequence genomic region:
- the LOC136468441 gene encoding uncharacterized protein, translated as MATNHWVKDRVINWLRKDPTLGAKVLKDKLEEKYCIQMSYYVVWGDKQMALDEVMGGWEDSFVHVFSWKREIEKRSLGSVVEIEWEIVNKKRRFSRMFVALKPCIDGFLKGCRPYLGIDSIVLTTKWKGQLAAAVGIDGHNWMFPVAYGVFGSETKENWEWFMKMLHKAIGPPPSLVISTDVGKGIDKVVTKVFTNGVEHRECMRHLVKISKRDLEEKCLKGTRGMSKFSTTSKCDYVTNNIAETFNSWIREEKSLPVVELMDKIRQLIMERFCTRRQLVSKLSGVGIS; from the exons ATGGCTACCAATCACTGGGTCAAGGACAGAGTGATAAACTGGCTTAGGAAAGATCCAACTCTTGGAGCTAAAGTTTTGAAGGACAAGTTGGAGGAGAAGTATTGTATCCAGATGAGCTACTACGTTGTTTGGGGCGATAAGCAAATGGCCTTAGATGAGGTAATGGGTGGCTGGGAGGACAGCTTTGTACATGTGTTTTCTTGGAAGAGGGAGATTGAGAAGAGGAGTCTTGGCAGTGTTGTAGAGATTGAGTGGGAGATTGTGAATAAGAAGAGAAGATTCAGTAGGATGTTTGTAGCACTGAAGCCATGTATAGATGGCTTCCTCAAAGGTTGCAGACCTTATTTAGGGATTGATTCCATAGTTTTGACAACAAAGTGGAAGGGGCAGTTAGCAGCTGCTGTAGGGATTGATGGCCACAACTGGATGTTCCCAGTGGCCTATGGAGTATTTGGCAGTGAGACCAAGGAGAATTGGGAATGGTTCATGAAGATGCTGCACAAGGCTATTGGTCCCCCACCTAGTCTTGTTATTTCAACCGATGTAG GTAAAGGAATAGATAAGGTAGTTACCAAAGTCTTCACAAATGGTGTAGAGCACAGAGAATGCATGAGGCATCTTGTCAAAATTTCCAAAAGAGATTTAGAGGAGAAGTGTTTGAAAGGAACTCGTGGCAT GTCAAAGTTCAGCACAACTAGCAAATGTGACTATGTCACCAACAACATAGCTGAGACCTTCAACAGTTGGATCAGGGAGGAGAAGTCCTTACCTGTTGTAGAACTCATGGACAAGATAAGGCAGTTGATCATGGAGAGGTTTTGCACAAGGAGGCAGCTGGTGTCCAAGTTGTctggtgttggtatttcttag
- the LOC136470923 gene encoding uncharacterized protein, whose product MDILHSRGVAMEGGGSGCRAAAIAPARMTTVSRHYFGGSASEHHHDLRVDIIENIEEDYGMFVWPCSVILAEYVWQQRSRFSASRFVELGAGTSLPGLVAAKVGADVTLTDIAQNSEVLNNIRSICALNNASCTVSGLTWGEWDEPLFDLHPDIILGADVLYDSANFDDLFATVTFLLENSSGAVFITTYHNRSGHHLIEFLMVKWGLKCLKLLDGFSFLPPCKAASLQGNIQLVEIVLDKEKHK is encoded by the exons ATGGACATTTTACACTCTAGAGGCGTCGCGATGGAAGGCGGCGGCTCTGGTTGCCGGGCCGCTGCCATTGCCCCCGCGCGTATGACCACCGTCTCGCGCCACTACTTCGGCGGCAGCGCGTCCGAGCATCACCACGACCTCCGTGTCGACATCATCGAG AACATCGAAGAGGACTACGGCATGTTTGTGTGGCCATGCAGTGTCATTCTTGCAGAGTATGTGTGGCAGCAGAGGTCACGGTTCTCTGCTTCCAGATTTGTTGAG CTTGGTGCTGGGACCTCACTGCCGGGATTAGTAGCTGCAAAGGTTGGAGCAGATGTAACACTAACAGACATTGCACAGAATTCAGAA GTACTAAACAACATCAGAAGCATATGTGCTCTCAATAACGCCAGCTGTACT GTTTCAGGACTTACGTGGGGAGAATGGGATGAACCACTATTTGATTTACATCCTGACATTATTCTTGGAGCTGATGTACTTTACGACTCAGCAA ATTTTGATGATCTGTTCGCGACGGTGACCTTTCTTCTCGAAAATTCTTCTGGGGCGGTTTTCATAACCACATACCACAACCGCAG TGGTCATCATCTGATTGAGTTTTTGATGGTCAAGTGGGGTTTGAAGTGTTTGAAACTGCTGGATGGTTTCTCCTTCCTGCCACCATGCAAGGCTGCTTCGCTTCAGGGGAACATTCAGCTTGTTGAAATTGTGCTTGACAAGGAAAAACATAAATGA